The Collinsella aerofaciens genomic interval CGCAGCGGGTACGAGTGGAGGTCTTCTGGAAGAGCAGAACGATGTTCTTGCCCTCGAGATAGCGGTGCGGAACGCCAGCGCGCTTCATGTCCTTGAAGTTCTTGGAAAGCTTGAGCAGGTACTCGATCTCCTCGGTGGAGAGGTCGAGGAGCTTGAGGAAGCTACGGCCGGAGAGGTTAACACCCATGGTTCGTTTCCTTTCGAAAAAATGAATTACGTAAGTATTAGTGTTGCCCGTTTGACGGGCGAAACCGGTGCGGTTGTAGGGGGACCGCACCGGAAACGGAAAGACTTAGAGGTCCTCGCGCCAGAAGGGCATGCTCATGCAGCGCGGGCCGCCGCGGCCGCGGGAGAGCTCGGCGGAGGGCACGACGAGAAGGTCCAGGCCCTCCTTGTACAGCACGTCGTTGGTGACGGTGTTGCGGGCGTAGACGCAGATCTTGCCGGGCTCGACGCACAGGGTGTTGGAGCCGTCGTTCCACTGCTCGCGGGAGGCCGCGATCGGGTCGCCGCCGCCGCAGGGGATCAGCTTGACCTGGTCGACGCCGGTGGCGTCCTCCAGGACGTGCTCGAGGGTGTCCTCGATCAGGCGGATGTTCACGTCGCCCGGGTTCTTGCCGGCGGTCAGCTCGTAGACGCGCAGGGTGCCCATGATGGCGGGGTGGATCGTGAACTTATCGACGTCGATCTGGGTGAAGACCGTGTCGAGGTGCATGAAGGCGCGCGAGACCGGGATGTCGAAGGCCAGGATGCGCTCGACCTTGGAGTCGGAGTTCCAGAAGATGTTCTGGGCCATGACGTCGATAGCGGCGGCCTGGGTGCGCTGGGAGATGCCGACGGCGAGGGTCTTCTCGTTGATGTTCAGCACGTCGCCGCCCTCGGTGTGGAACTGGCAGTCGCGGCGGAAGTACAGGGAGACGTCCTTGTAGTCGGGGTGGTACTTGAAGACGTACTTGCCGTACAGGGTCTCGCGGTTGCGGGTGACCGAGTACATGCGGTTGAGGTTGACGCCCTCGCCGACGACCGCGAACGGGTCGCGGGTGAAGTAGAGGTTGGGCATCGGGTCGATGATCAGGTCGGACTCGGACTCGGAGTTGACCAGGGAGTCGAGGGTCGTGGACGCCGTGAGGGGCATGTCGATCTCGGCCTTGGTCATGCCGGCCATGGTCTTCTTGACGAACTCGAGGTTGTCCTCGATGGAGTCCAGCTTCTCGCGGACGATCTGCGGCATGTGCTGGCCGCGGATGCCGGCCTCGGCGATGTACTGGTCGGTGAACTCGGCGCGGGCGCCGGGGACCTGGTCGAACACCTCGGCGACGAGGTTCTCGAGGTAGAGGACCTCCACGCCCTGGTCCCTCAGGATCTGGGCGAAGGTGTCGTGCTCCTGCTGTGCGACCTCCAGGAACGGGACGTCGTCGAACAGGAGTCGCTCGAGCTCGTCGGGCGGCAGGTTGAGGAGCTCGTCGCCGGGACGGTGCAGGCAGACCTTCCTGAGCTTGCCGATCTCGGAAGGCACGTGCAGACCTTTCGTCATGGCCTCCTACCTTTCTTTCGGGCCCCTGTCAGGGCCGATTCGTTAGCGCCCCTCCGTGTGAGGCGTTATTGCTGACGACATATTTATATCCAAAATCAGTCCATACTTCCACCTCGCCCCCGAACGGTTTTATATGAGGGGTGAACGGCATACACATATACTTCACGCATGGCACACTTTGATTTAATAAAGTGTATTTACGTGCTTAAACGCCTTTTTAACCGAAAAATCAATTGAAACTAATCTTTATTAAACCACCCTCAAATTGCATATTTCGCGCAACGATATGAATAGAATTCGCAATTCTCGCTGTGTCTCAACCATTTTGATTTTTATTCAGAAAGAAGTTCGTCCTATTCATTTTTGGCAAACAGATTACCGTTTACCAGACGTTGGATACCGTTCACCGGAAGCTCAGTATAAGGCCCAGCGAATACCGGCTCGCTTTACGGCCTCATTTGTAACAACTTGACTTCTCGGTATAGAAAAAAGTCCCGCTCCCCTCATGGGAAACGGGACTGTTATCGATAATCGTAGATAGATTTGAGCGGCTTTGAGAGCCGTCGGAATCCTAGCGATCGAACTCCGCCAGTGCCTCGCCCAAAAGCCTCAGACCCTCGCGCAGAACGTCCTCGCTCGCGCAGTAGCCCAGGCGTGCGCCGCAGGGAAGCTCAAAGCGGCTACCGGGAACCAACAGCACTCCCCTCTCGGCCAGTAGGCGCTTGCAGAACTCCTCGTCGTCCTCGGGAATATCAAGCTTGATAAACGAGGTAGACACGCCCTGCGGGGCCGTCCAGGAAACGCGATGCTGCGTATCAATCCAAGCCTGCGCGATATCGCGGTTTCCAAACACGATCTTGCGGTTGCGCTCGAGGATCT includes:
- the arcA gene encoding arginine deiminase, which translates into the protein MTKGLHVPSEIGKLRKVCLHRPGDELLNLPPDELERLLFDDVPFLEVAQQEHDTFAQILRDQGVEVLYLENLVAEVFDQVPGARAEFTDQYIAEAGIRGQHMPQIVREKLDSIEDNLEFVKKTMAGMTKAEIDMPLTASTTLDSLVNSESESDLIIDPMPNLYFTRDPFAVVGEGVNLNRMYSVTRNRETLYGKYVFKYHPDYKDVSLYFRRDCQFHTEGGDVLNINEKTLAVGISQRTQAAAIDVMAQNIFWNSDSKVERILAFDIPVSRAFMHLDTVFTQIDVDKFTIHPAIMGTLRVYELTAGKNPGDVNIRLIEDTLEHVLEDATGVDQVKLIPCGGGDPIAASREQWNDGSNTLCVEPGKICVYARNTVTNDVLYKEGLDLLVVPSAELSRGRGGPRCMSMPFWREDL